The Pyrus communis chromosome 9, drPyrComm1.1, whole genome shotgun sequence genome has a segment encoding these proteins:
- the LOC137745626 gene encoding uncharacterized protein: protein MGSSADGEDFSVVVLASDLGVDARPFLANQDREIEEQENWYDCPQNLISDEDFSDLELLQFFRVQGHDKSGNRIFRIVGKYFPAPVVSADRLKRYIFHKLCSEVPEGLYSIVYMHSTVQKEDNSPGITILRWLYEDLPSYLKDRLQVVYFVHPGLRSRLVFATLGRFFLTGGLYWKIKYVSRLQYLWDDIKKGEVEIPEFVKNHDDVLEHRPLTDYGIEPDPLHMLEAPSTAYSFGRYEERWTSREYMS from the exons ATGGGTAGTTCAGCCGACGGAGAGGATTTCTCAGTGGTAGTTCTGGCGTCCGATCTGGGCGTAGACGCGCGGCCCTTTTTGGCGAACCAAGACAGAGAGATTGAAGAGCAAGAGAATTGGTACGACTGCCCTCAGAACCTTATCTCCGACGAGGACTTTTCCGATCTCGAGCTTTTGCAGTTCTTTCGTGTCCAGGGCCATGACAAGTCTGGAAATCGTATTTTCCGCATCGTCGGAAAATATTTTCCCG CTCCAGTTGTTAGTGCAGACCGGCTGAAGAGGTATATATTCCACAAATTATGCAGTGAGGTCCCAGAAGGGCTATACTCCATTGTTTACATGCATAGTACTGTGCAAAAGGAAGATAACTCCCCTGGCATAACTATCTTGCGGTGGCTTTATGAAGACCTTCCATCATACTTGAAGGACAGGCTTCAAGTTGTGTACTTTGTTCACCCTGGGCTCCGATCAAGACTTGTCTTTGCCACTCTTGGCCGATTTTTCTTAACTGGAGG CCTATATTGGAAAATCAAGTATGTAAGCCGGCTGCAGTACCTATGGGATGATATAAAGAAAGGAGAGGTCGAGATTCCTGAATTTGTCAAAAATCATGACGATGTTCTTGAGCATAGACCACTAACAGATTATGGCATCGAACCGGACCCTCTTCACATGCTTGAGGCTCCATCAACAGCCTACTCATTTGGAAGGTATGAGGAGAGATGGACGTCAAGAGAGTATATGTCGTAA